From Pyramidobacter piscolens W5455:
GTAGATTATGACAATCGAAGCGTTAACTTCAGGAAAATTCGAAAATAAATCCATGCGATCGCGGCGGAGAGATCCGCAAGTCGAAATTTCCGCCCAGCCACAGGGGAGCGCAAAATTCATGAAACAGCTGTTACGATGGTCCGCCGTCCTGCGGCGTCAATTCGGCGAACGCGTCCAGAAAGTTTCTCTGGATATCGGCGCCGGTTGTCCGCACCGCCGGGGACTCCGCGACGGCGGATGCATTTTCTGCGACGAAAGGGGAGGCGGCAGCGGCGCCTTCATTCAGGGCGTGTCGCTGCGGGAACAGGTCAGGAAGGGGATCGCCGGAGCCTGGAAACATTACGGGACTCGTTCCATCATCCTGTACTTTCAGAGCTATTCGGCGACCAATCTGCCGCTGGAACGGTTCGCATCGGCGCTCCAAGAAGCGCGCGACGCCGCGTCCGCCTGGGGAGCGAACGTGCGCGCCATTTCCGTGAGCACGCGCCCCGACCTGCTCCCCGAGCCGGTCCTCAATTATCTGGAGGAGCTGGCGGAGAGATGTCAGATCTGGCTGGAACTCGGCGTGCAGACCACGGACCCGCAGGGATTGCGGTGGCTGCGCCGCGGACATGGACTGGACTCCGTGGAGCAAGCTCTGGCCCGGCTGAGCAAAACGCGCCTGCGCGTCTGCGCGCACCTGATCGCGGGCATCCCCGGGGAACGGGAAGACCAACTGGCGCGCTCGGCTCTGTGGCTTGCGGAAAGGGGAGCGCACGCGCTCAAATTCCATCCGCTGTACGTGCTGCGCGGGACGCCGCTTGAAACGCTGTATGCGGCGGGGCGCTTCGCGCCGTTGAGCCGGGAAAAATACGTCGAGCGTCTCGTCAAAGCCCTTCGGGAATTGCCCGACGGGATCGTCCTGCAAAGGTTGACGGCGGGCGTGAGGCCGGCGCGGCTGGTCGCGCCGAAATGGATTTTGGACAAAGAATCGTTGGAGCGGCAAATCGCCGCGCGTTTCGCCGCCCGTCTATAAAATCATTATAGGACAATACAAAAAATCGACGCATCAGACTTCCTGAAAGCCGATGCGTCGATGAGTTTTTAGCGGAGGTGTCGAATATAGTCTTCGTTCAGCAGCCCGGGAATCGTTTTGTCGGCGAAGAACGCCAAGACGGAATCGACGGCCCCGCCGCACTCGCGCCGCAGAGCTTCGACAGTCCAGCCGGCGGAGTGGGGCGTGAGCAGGGCGCTGCCGCAGCGAAGAAGCGGATTTTGGGACTGCGGCGGTTCGATCTGGAAGACGTCGACGGCCGCCGCGGACAGAGGGCCGTTTTCGAGCGCCCGCGCAAGCGCCCGTTCGTCGACAAGCGCGCCGCGGGCCGTGTTGACGAAGACGGAACCGGCCTTCATCATTTTGAAGAGACGCTCGTCGAAAAATCCCCGCGTCGTTTCGTTCACCCGGCAGTGAAGCGTCACGGCGTCGCACTGGGGCAGCATCTCTTCCAAAGTCTCGACGAAAGAGAACCGGCCGTCGTCCGGGCGGCGGCCCCGGGCATGAGGGGAGTAGACGAGCAGACGGCAGCCGAAGGGGACGAGCCGATCGAGGACTTCACGGCCGATGGCTCCCAGTCCGACGATCCCGACCGTCGCATCGCGCAGGTCATGTCCCAGCAGAGAATCGGAACTGCGCCAGCCGCCCCGGCGGACGACCGGCAGCTGCAAGTCGAAACGCCGCAGCGCGGCGATGATCAGCATGACGGTATATTCGGCGATCGTCGTCGTGTTGGCTCCGGGGACGCATGAGACGGCGACGCCGCAGCGGGCGGCATACTCGACGTCGATATTGGAAGGCGGCCCGCCGCACTTGGCGATGAGTTTGAGTCCGGTCGCCGCAAGCAGCTGATCGTTGGATACCGCCGTCGCGGAGGTAATCACGACCGCCGCGGAACCGGCGAGGATACCGTCGATTTCCGCGGCTCGTACGGGGCCGCGGGGGCTGAAAAACTTGACCTCGGCAATCTCGTTCAAAGCGGCGAACCATTCTTGCGGTCCTTCCGGTTCGATGACGGTAACAAGCGGCTTCATTGCCGAAAACTCCTTTCGCTTGCGCAATAAAGTGAATCCCCAGAAGAGAAACGTCTCTTTTCCGGGGATTCGTCTTCGAGCCAAATAACTTATTTTTTGCCGATCATTGCGCCCATTTCGTCGAGATGCCTGTTCATCTGTTCGAGCTGGGCTTTGAAGGCGTCGTATTCGGCGCGGGCGAGATTTTGAGTGAAGGCTTTCAGTTCGTCGACGGATTTCTGCATCGAAGCGAGGTCTTTTTTGACCTGGGCGATCTCGTCGTTCGGCAGTTGTCCGGCGGCGGAGGTCTTGATCTGATCCAGCTCGGCCTTCAGAGAGTCGAAACGGCTGTTCGTCACCGTAGCCAAAATATTCAGGACCAAAACGATACCGAGAACGATCAGAACAATCTTCTTTACACCCAAACTTTTGACGTATTCAGCGATCTTCGTTTTTTCTTGCAACATGTTTCTATGCCTCCTTGAGATTTTGTTCCAATCATTTTTCATCGTGTCCTATAATGTATCTTATGTTGCCTAATGAAAATCTTGTGCCGATTTTCGACTGAAGTACGGCCTACCGCTCCGCGGCGCGGAAATTCTTCAGGATCGCGAAAAAATCGCGCGCTTTCAAGGAAGCGCCGCCGATCAGGCCGCCGTCGATCGACGGCTGGCTGAAGAGTTCCGCCGCGTTCGACGGTTTGACCGAGCCGCCGTACAGAACCGGAACGCGAACTGAATCTTTGATGAGGCGGCAGACTTTTTCCGCGTCTTCAGCGCCCGCCGCGCGGCCGGCGCCGATGGCCCAGACCGGTTCGTAAGCGACGATATACGCCGCGCCGGCGGGAAAATCTTTCACGCCTTTTTGAAGCTGATCGGAAATGACGGCGGCCGTTCGCCCGGCGTCGCGCTGTTCGAGCGTTTCGCCGACGCACAGCACCGGGATCAAAGCGGACGCCAGGCAATTCAGCGCCTTTTTGTTGACCAGCTCCGAGGACTCGCCGTAGATATGACGGCGTTCGCTGTGCCCGACGAGCACATACCGGCAGCCGGCTTCTTTCAACATCGAAGGCGCGACCTCGCCGGTGTAAGCGCCTTCGCCGTGGTCGCTGGCGTTTTGCGCGCCCACTTCGACGCCGCAATTCGTGAAATCTTTCACCGCTTCGGGGATCAGGACAAACGGAGGAAAAATGCAAATCTCCGTTTCGGCTTTCAAGCCCGGCTGTTCCGAAAGAACAGCGGCGCTCTCAGCGGCGAAATTCTTTGTGGCGTGAAGACTCTGATTCATTTTCCAATTGCCGAACAAGAAAATTTTTTTCATGTCTCGTTCACCTCCCCGCCGCGTCCGTCCGACGACTTTTTTCAAAGCCTGCCTTTCGGGATCGCCGATCTTCGAAAGGCAGGCTCATGTTGAAACAAGACTTATTCTTCTTCCTCGGTCAGCAGTCCCTGGCGCTCGGAGACGATCTTCTTCGTGATCTCATCGGGAACGGGATCATAGTGCGAAAAGTTCATTTCGTAGGTCCCGCGTCCGGAAGTCATCGAACGCAGATTGATGGCGTACTGGAACATCTCCGCCTGAGGCACCTGCGCGTTGACGACCTGAAGGTGCCCCAGCGTGTCGACGCCCATGATGCGACCGCGGCGCGTGTTGAAATCGCCCATGATCTCGCCGAGATACTGATCGGGGACGATGACTTTCACGTCCATGACCGGCTCGAGCAGGATCGGCGAAGCTTCGGCCATCCCCTTCTTGAAGGCCAGATGCGCCGCCGTCTTGAAGGCCATTTCCGAAGAATCGACGTCGTGATACGAACCGAAATAAAGCGACGCTTTGAAGTCCACGGTCGGGAACGCCGCCAGCACGCCTTTGTTCAGGCACTCGCGCAGGCCCTTCTCGACGGCGGGGATATATTGTCTCGGCACGGTGCCGCCGGTGATCTTGTCTTCGAAGACGAAGCCCTCTCCCCGCTCGAGGGGGCTGAACTCGATATAAACGTCGCCGTATTGGCCGTGGCCGCCGGTCTGCTTTTTGTGCTTGCCCTGCGCCTTGGCCGACTTGCGGATCGTTTCGCGATACGCAACCTGCAGCACGCGGGTCTTCAGATTGACGCCGAATCGGTCTTTCAGTTTGGCGAGAACGATGTCGAGATGAAGATTGCCCATGCCGGAAAGGATGTTGTCGTTCGTTTCCGCGTTCTTCTCGAAGCTGACCGTGGGATCTTCTTCGGTGATACGGCGGACCGCCGTTCCCAGCTTGTCCTCGTCGGCCCGGCTCTCGGGATCGACGGCGACCGAATACACCGGGCGCGGGAATTTGATGGCCGGATAGAGCACGGTGCTGCCGGCCTTGCCCA
This genomic window contains:
- a CDS encoding NAD(P)-dependent oxidoreductase, which encodes MKPLVTVIEPEGPQEWFAALNEIAEVKFFSPRGPVRAAEIDGILAGSAAVVITSATAVSNDQLLAATGLKLIAKCGGPPSNIDVEYAARCGVAVSCVPGANTTTIAEYTVMLIIAALRRFDLQLPVVRRGGWRSSDSLLGHDLRDATVGIVGLGAIGREVLDRLVPFGCRLLVYSPHARGRRPDDGRFSFVETLEEMLPQCDAVTLHCRVNETTRGFFDERLFKMMKAGSVFVNTARGALVDERALARALENGPLSAAAVDVFQIEPPQSQNPLLRCGSALLTPHSAGWTVEALRRECGGAVDSVLAFFADKTIPGLLNEDYIRHLR
- the tpiA gene encoding triose-phosphate isomerase, whose translation is MKKIFLFGNWKMNQSLHATKNFAAESAAVLSEQPGLKAETEICIFPPFVLIPEAVKDFTNCGVEVGAQNASDHGEGAYTGEVAPSMLKEAGCRYVLVGHSERRHIYGESSELVNKKALNCLASALIPVLCVGETLEQRDAGRTAAVISDQLQKGVKDFPAGAAYIVAYEPVWAIGAGRAAGAEDAEKVCRLIKDSVRVPVLYGGSVKPSNAAELFSQPSIDGGLIGGASLKARDFFAILKNFRAAER
- a CDS encoding TIGR01212 family radical SAM protein (This family includes YhcC from E. coli K-12, an uncharacterized radical SAM protein.); the protein is MKQLLRWSAVLRRQFGERVQKVSLDIGAGCPHRRGLRDGGCIFCDERGGGSGAFIQGVSLREQVRKGIAGAWKHYGTRSIILYFQSYSATNLPLERFASALQEARDAASAWGANVRAISVSTRPDLLPEPVLNYLEELAERCQIWLELGVQTTDPQGLRWLRRGHGLDSVEQALARLSKTRLRVCAHLIAGIPGEREDQLARSALWLAERGAHALKFHPLYVLRGTPLETLYAAGRFAPLSREKYVERLVKALRELPDGIVLQRLTAGVRPARLVAPKWILDKESLERQIAARFAARL